One Xyrauchen texanus isolate HMW12.3.18 chromosome 2, RBS_HiC_50CHRs, whole genome shotgun sequence genomic window carries:
- the LOC127617531 gene encoding histone H2A-like, whose translation MSGRGKTGGKARAKAKTRSSRAGLQFPVGRVHRLLRKGNYAQRVGAGAPVYLAAVLEYLTAEILELAGNAARDNKKTRIIPRHLQLAVRNDEELNKLLGGVTIAQGGVLPNIQAVLLPKKTEKPAKK comes from the coding sequence ATGAGCGGAAGAGGTAAAACCGGAGGCAAAGCGCGAGCAAAGGCTAAAACTCGTTCCTCCAGGGCAGGACTGCAGTTCCCCGTCGGTCGTGTTCACAGGCTGCTCCGCAAAGGAAACTACGCACAGCGCGTTGGTGCCGGTGCTCCTGTTTATCTGGCCGCTGTGCTCGAGTATCTCACCGCTGAAATCCTGGAGTTGGCTGGAAACGCCGCTCGGGACAACAAGAAGACTCGTATCATTCCCCGTCACCTGCAGCTGGCAGTGCGGAACGACGAGGAGTTGAACAAACTCTTGGGTGGAGTGACCATCGCTCAGGGTGGTGTGCTGCCCAACATCCAGGCTGTGCTGCTGCCCAAGAAGACCGAGAAACCCGCCAAGAAGTAA
- the LOC127617943 gene encoding histone H1-like has protein sequence MAETAPAVKAPKKKPAAKPKKTGPSVGDLIVKAVSASKERSGVSLAALKKALAAGGYDVEKKNSRVKLAIKSLVTKGTLIQTKGTGASGSFKINKNQAESKKKPVKKAAPKVKKPAAAKKPKSAATKKPAAKKSPKKVKKPAAAKKAPKSPKKAKKSAAPKKTAKSPKKTKAAKPKTAKPKAAKPKKAAPKKK, from the coding sequence ATGGCAGAAACCGCTCCAGCTGTCAAAGCGCCCAAGAAGAAACCTGCAGCTAAACCCAAGAAAACGGGCCCAAGCGTCGGTGATCTCATCGTCAAAGCTGTGTCCGCATCCAAGGAGAGGAGCGGCGTGTCTCTCGCCGCCCTGAAGAAAGCTCTCGCCGCCGGTGGATACGATGTGGAGAAGAAGAACTCCCGCGTCAAACTCGCCATCAAGAGTCTGGTGACTAAAGGGACTCTGATCCAGACCAAAGGAACCGGCGCCTCCGGCTCATTCAAGATCAACAAGAATCAAGCCGAGAGCAAGAAGAAACCCGTCAAGAAAGCCGCTCCTAAAGTCAAGAAACCCGCTGCTGCCAAGAAGCCCAAGAGTGCCGCGACAAAGAAACCCGCCGCTAAGAAATCCCCCAAGAAGGTGAAGAAACCCGCAGCCGCTAAGAAAGCACCGAAGAGCCCCAAGAAGGCAAAGAAGTCAGCAGCCCCCAAGAAAACAGCCAAGAGTCCCAAAAAGACCAAAGCTGCCAAACCCAAAACGGCAAAGCCTAAAGCAGCCAAACCTAAAAAGGCAGCACCCAAAAAGAAGTAA
- the LOC127617819 gene encoding histone H2B-like, with protein MPEPAKSAPKKGSKKAVTKTAGKGGKKRRKSRKESYAIYVYKVLKQVHPDTGISSKAMGIMNSFVNDIFERIGGEASRLAHYNKRSTITSREIQTAVRLLLPGELAKHAVSEGTKAVTKYTSSK; from the coding sequence ATGCCTGAACCAGCCAAATCCGCCCCGAAGAAGGGATCCAAGAAGGCCGTCACAAAGACCGCCGGTAAGGGAGGAAAGAAGCGCAGAAAGTCCAGGAAGGAGAGTTACGCTATCTACGTGTATAAAGTCCTGAAACAGGTTCATCCTGACACCGGGATCTCTTCCAAGGCGATGGGAATCATGAACTCTTTCGTCAACGACATCTTCGAGCGCATCGGCGGTGAAGCGTCTCGTCTCGCTCACTACAACAAGCGCTCCACCATCACATCGAGAGAGATCCAGACCGCCGTGCGTCTGCTGCTGCCCGGTGAACTGGCCAAACACGCCGTGTCTGAGGGCACAAAGGCCGTCACCAAATACACCAGCTCCAAATAG
- the LOC127617538 gene encoding histone H2A-like gives MSGRGKTGGKARAKAKTRSSRAGLQFPVGRVHRLLRKGNYAQRVGAGAPVYLAAVLEYLTAEILELAGNAARDNKKTRIIPRHLQLAVRNDEELNKLLGGVTIAQGGVLPNIQAVLLPKKTEKPAKK, from the coding sequence ATGAGCGGAAGAGGTAAAACCGGCGGTAAAGCGCGAGCAAAGGCTAAAACTCGTTCCTCCAGGGCAGGACTGCAGTTCCCCGTCGGTCGTGTTCACAGGCTGCTCCGCAAAGGAAACTACGCACAGCGCGTTGGTGCCGGTGCTCCTGTTTATCTGGCCGCTGTGCTCGAGTATCTCACCGCTGAAATCCTGGAGTTGGCTGGAAACGCCGCTCGGGACAACAAGAAGACTCGTATCATTCCCCGTCACCTGCAGCTGGCAGTGCGGAACGACGAGGAGTTGAACAAACTCTTGGGTGGAGTGACCATCGCTCAGGGTGGTGTGCTGCCCAACATCCAGGCTGTGCTGCTGCCCAAGAAGACCGAGAAACCCGCCAAGAAGTAA